In Microbacterium terrisoli, the genomic stretch GTCGAGCTCAGTGGCGGTCGAGGTCAGTGGCGGTCGAGGCGGGCCTGCAGACCGTTGCGTGCCGCCGGCCATTCGTGCGGCAGCATCGAGTACACCACCGTGTCGCGCAGCGACCCGTCGGGCAGGATGCGCGCGTTGCGCAGCACTCCGTCCTGCTTGGCGCCGAGGCGCTCGATCGCCGCGCGCGACTGGCGGTTGTGCCAGTGCGTGCGGAACTCCACCGCGATCGCGTCGCACTGCTCGAACGCATGCTGCAGCAGCAGGTACTTCGCGGCGGGATTGACCTCGGTGTGCTGGGCCTCGAGCGCGAGCCACGTCGCGCCGATCTCGACGTGCCGGTTGGGCTGGTCGATGTGGCAGTACGTCGTCATGCCGACGATCCGCCCCGTCTTGCGGCGCCGGATCGCGAAGGGATTCAACTGCCCGGCGG encodes the following:
- a CDS encoding GNAT family N-acetyltransferase — translated: MDFAQAVTLENSFVRLEPLSDAHAGDLAEAAVGLESAWYTSVPAPSDVPGEIASRLAEHAAGQLNPFAIRRRKTGRIVGMTTYCHIDQPNRHVEIGATWLALEAQHTEVNPAAKYLLLQHAFEQCDAIAVEFRTHWHNRQSRAAIERLGAKQDGVLRNARILPDGSLRDTVVYSMLPHEWPAARNGLQARLDRH